One Trichoderma atroviride chromosome 7, complete sequence DNA segment encodes these proteins:
- a CDS encoding uncharacterized protein (EggNog:ENOG41) has translation MTSCPLGSAAKPERFASLRNCTSNRQQPKMEEAAEKEACRTAGSRPGLDSEYYHLGDLHRPVSTSSPIAQTWFNRGLVWCYGFNHEEAAKCFERAIAHDPGCAMAYWGLAYALGPNYNKPWDLFGRREIQNAAGRTHHAIEKAKACADSATPVERALVEALRYRYPRADAPTKTDRPIWNREYADAMASVAAQYPDDLDVATLYADSMMNLTPWALWDIRTGNPAPDARTLEVKRVLDHGMSLQGGSRHPGLLHLYIHLMEMSNTPEAAMPAANNLRGLVPDSGHLNHMPSHLDILVGDYSRAVAANSDAVRADEKFLKREGPMNFYTLYRSHDYHFRLYSAMFSGQSKVALETIEQLEASFSEELLRVETPPMADWLEAFLAMRVHVLIRFGRWKDILALKMPEDQDLYCVTTALTHYAKGMAYAALGQVDEAREQRQLFAESVPRVKPSRTLFNNKCIDILCVAESMLDGEIEYRSANYHAAFAHLRESIVRYDGLPFDEPWGWMQPARHAYGALLLEQGHVSKALAVYSADLGIDDSLPRVHRHPNNVWALHGYHECLVKLGRIGEAKEVEGPLRKAMAVADVPVTSSCFCRLRTAKI, from the coding sequence ATGACATCCTGCCCGCTCGGTTCAGCTGCGAAACCAGAGCGATTCGCCTCTCTTCGAAACTGCACAAGCAACAGACAGCAgcccaagatggaagaggcggcagagaaagaggccTGCAGAACAGCCGGCAGCCGGCCAGGCCTGGACAGCGAATACTACCACCTCGGCGACCTGCATCGCCCCGTGTCCACCAGCAGTCCCATCGCCCAGACGTGGTTCAACCGAGGCCTCGTCTGGTGCTACGGCTTCAACCACGAAGAGGCCGCAAAATGCTTCGAGCGCGCCATTGCCCACGACCCGGGCTGTGCCATGGCCTACTGGGGCCTCGCGTACGCGCTGGGGCCAAACTACAACAAGCCCTGGGACCTGTTCGGCAGGAGAGAGATTCAGAACGCGGCGGGCCGGACACACCACGCCAtcgaaaaggcaaaggcctgCGCCGACTCTGCGACTCCCGTCGAGAGAGCTCTGGTTGAGGCTCTTCGGTACCGATATCCCAGGGCGGACGCGCCAACCAAGACGGACCGCCCGATATGGAATCGAGAATACGCCGATGCCATGGCCTCGGTTGCGGCCCAGTATCCCGACGACCTGGACGTTGCCACCTTGTACGCCGATTCCATGATGAACCTCACGCCCTGGGCTCTCTGGGACATCCGCACCGGTAACCCAGCCCCGGATGCCCGCACGCTGGAAGTGAAGCGAGTCCTGGACCACGGCATGTCTCTGCAAGGCGGCAGCCGGCATCCAGGCCTGCTCCATCTCTACATCCATCTCATGGAAATGTCCAATACACCAGAGGCAGCTATGCCAGCAGCCAACAACCTTCGGGGCCTCGTCCCAGACTCGGGCCACCTCAACCACATGCCCAGCCATCTCGACATTCTCGTAGGAGACTACTCCAGAGCCGTCGCCGCCAACTCCGATGCCGTGCGCGCCGACGAAAAGTTTCTGAAGCGCGAAGGCCCCATGAACTTTTACACGCTCTATCGCAGTCACGATTACCATTTCCGCTTATACTCTGCCATGTTCTCGGGCCAGTCCAAGGTGGCCCTTGAGACGATAGAGCAGCTCGAAGCGAGCTTCTCAGAAGAGCTTCTCCGCGTCGAGACACCCCCCATGGCAGACTGGCTGGAGGCCTTTCTCGCCATGCGCGTGCACGTCCTCATCCGCTTCGGCAGGTGGAAAGACATTCTGGCGCTGAAAATGCCCGAGGACCAGGATCTCTACTGCGTAACCACGGCTCTGACACACTATGCAAAGGGCATGGCCTACGCAGCACTGGGCCAGGTAGACGAAGCTCGCGAACAACGCCAGCTATTCGCCGAGTCTGTGCCTCGAGTCAAACCCAGTCGCACCCTCTTCAACAACAAATGCATCGACATCCTTTGTGTTGCGGAATCCATGCTCGACGGCGAAATTGAATATCGGTCCGCCAACTACCACGCCGCCTTTGCCCACCTCCGCGAATCCATCGTCAGATACGACGGCCTCCCTTTTGACGAGCCCTGGGGCTGGATGCAGCCTGCGAGACATGCCTATGGCGCACTTTTACTCGAACAGGGCCATGTCAGCAAAGCACTAGCCGTGTATAGCGCAGACCTGGGTATCGATGATTCTTTGCCGCGAGTACATCGCCATCCTAATAATGTCTGGGCACTGCATGGCTACCATGAGTGTTTGGTCAAGTTGGGCAGGATAGGGGAGGCGAAGGAGGTGGAAGGCCCGTTGAGGAaagccatggctgtggcAGATGTGCCTGTTACGTCTTCGTGCTTTTGTAGATTGAGGACGGCCAAGATATGA
- a CDS encoding uncharacterized protein (EggNog:ENOG41) gives MRRILLTSGQVSMLATATMILLCTSALFLSGYAIQQRTLRDLRAAIRPRQSPKAHLPEEFRGALADIEESGLIVLETEGQRWSREARELGSLGQARVSDAEIQVEETPVESEPEAEPKAEQKEEEHKEASAAVPAGEPTQKQLEMLEKIQQSVADKAWAVENPDPLSKNKAPISAAQRRKMIKDEILRLAQSEKPIYYQRRLW, from the exons ATGCGTCGAATTCTCCTCACCTCTGGTCAGGTGTCTATGCTGGCCACAGCCACTATGA TCCTTCTCTGCACAAGTGCTCTATTTCTGAGCGGCTACGCGATCCAGCAGCGTACTCTACGAGACCTTCGAGCAGCGATTCGGCCCCGCCAATCGCCGAAAGCGCATCTGCCCGAAGAATTCAGAGGCGCACTTGCGGACATTGAAGAGAGCGGATTGATCGTTTTGGAAACTGAAGGCCAGAGATGGTCTAGGGAAGCTCGCGAATTGGGGTCTCTGGGTCAGGCTCGGGTATCGGATGCAGAGATTCAGGTCGAAGAGACACCGGTAGAGTCTGAGCCTGAGGCTGAGCCCAAGGCGgagcagaaagaggaggaacaCAAAGAAGCTTCAGCTGCCGTGCCTGCTGGAGAACCTACacagaagcagcttgagatGCTGGAAAAGATTCAACAGAGCGTGGCTGATAAGGCGTGGGCTGTCGAGAACCCTGACCCGCTGTCTAAGAACAAGGCTCCGATATCAGCCGCACAGCGCAGAAAGATGATTAAGGATGAGATTTTGAGATTGGCGCAGTCTGAAAAGCCCATCTACTACCAGAGGCGACTGTGGTAG
- a CDS encoding uncharacterized protein (EggNog:ENOG41~TransMembrane:11 (i106-124o158-178i190-212o252-270i282-302o374-396i408-429o441-459i471-488o508-528i540-559o)) gives MEKKDSISSHDGVENVEVSPRRGSFANIDNLSAVFENPLKQRTKEELLKDVGEFCRIHDLNDHLDDFRKGALAAQNPESFQSLSELTAEDKNMIEREQTHRWSHPFMLYWLCCMCSMAAAVQGMDETVNNGAQALYLADLDIAGPNVTRFSPSMQDNITGLVVGAPYLCCAILGCWLTEPLNKVLGRRGTIFISCFIAAVASIWEGVANSWVNLFIARFVLGLGIGPKSSTVPVYAAECSPAPIRGALVMQWQMWTAFGIMLGNIMGVAFGPSTGIKPSLGWRLMLGSTVVLPLIVCVQVYFCPESPRWYIQHNKVKKAFRSFQRLRHSNVQAARDTYYTYIGVELEREVNRGKNLFTQFAELFTVPRNRRATWATWILMFGQQFCGVNVIAYYSTTIFVNSGYSTNSALLASMGTGILNFVFAIPAIFTIDRWGRRNLLLFTFPFLCIFLLWTGMSFFIPDDPSNIKKRVGMVTTGMYLFEVFYSPGEGPVPFTYSAEAFPVHVRDVGMSWATATTWCFNFILSFTWPSLQRTFTSQGAFGWYAAWCAVLWFLILLFVPETKALTLEELDQVFGVSTRKHMSYQIKNALWHFRVWVLRQKLEPLPPFYRQAERLHK, from the exons atggagaaaaaagacagcATCAGTTCTCATGATGGCGTCGAGAACGTCGAGGTCTCGCCTCGGCGTGGCTCCTTTGCCAACATTGACAATCTCTCTGCCGTCTTCGAGAATCCCCTCAAGCAACGAACCAAAGAGGAGCTCCTCAAGGACGTTGGGGAGTTTTGCCGGATCCACGACCTGAATGACCATCTCGATGACTTCCGCAAAGGCGCCCTGGCCGCCCAGAATCCAGAATCCTTCCAGTCTCTGTCAGAACTCACCGCAGAGGACAAGAATATGATTGAACGCGAGCAGACGCACCGCTGGTCCCATCCGTTTATGCTCTACTGGCTTTGCTGTATGTGCTCCATGGCCGCCGCAGTGCAAGGCATGGACGAGACGGTCAACAACGGTGCCCAGGCGCTGTACTTGGCAGATCTCGACATTGCAGGCCCAAACGTCACTCGCTTCTCTCCGTCCATGCAGGACAACATTAccggcctcgtcgtcggcgctCCGTATCTCTGCTGCGCTattcttggctgctggctgaCGGAGCCCCTGAACAAGGTGCTTGGACGGAGAGGAACAATCTTTATTTCCTGCTTCATCGCTGCTGTTGCGTCAATCTGGGAGGGCGTTGCAAACTCTTGGGTGAACCTCTTCATTGCTCGGTTTGTCCTTGGACTCGGAATCGGTCCCAAGTCATCTACAGTGCCTGTCTACGCTGCAGAGTGCAGCCCAGCTCCGATTCGAGGGGCCTTGGTTATGC AGTGGCAGATGTGGACAGCTTTTGGTATCATGCTTGGCAACATAATGGGTGTCGCCTTTGGACCATCAACTGGCATCAAGCCCAGTCTCGGCTGGCGTCTCATGCTTGGCAGCACCGTCGTCTTACCCCTAATTGTCTGTGTACAAGTTTATTTCTGCCCAGAGTCCCCTCG TTGGTATATCCAGCATAATAAAGTCAAAAAGGCCTTTAGGTCATTCCAGCGCCTTCGCCACTCCAACGTCCAAGCCGCCCGTGACACTTATTACACCTACATCGGAGTAGAGCTCGAGAGAGAGGTTAATAGGGGCAAGAATCTCTTCACGCAGTTTGCTGAGCTTTTCACTGTCCCTCGTAACCGTCGTGCCACATGGGCTACTTGGATTCTCATGTTTGG CCAACAATTCTGTGGAG TCAATGTCATCGCTTACTACAGCACCACCATCTTTGTAAACTCTGGTTACTCTACCAACTCGGCTTTGCTTGCGTCAATGGGTACCGGCATTCTCAATTTTGTATTCGCCATTCCCGCAATTTTCACCATTGATAGATGGGGCCGACGAAATCTTTTACTCTTTACGTTTCCCTTCCTCTGCATCTTCCTGCTATGGACCGGAAtgtccttcttcatccccgATGACCCAAGCAACATCAAGAAGAGAGTCGGCATGGTAACAACTGGCATGTATCTTTTCGAGGTCTTTTATTCCCCAGGCGAAGGCCCGGTGCCCTTTACATACTCGGCAGAAGCGTTCCCAGTCCATGTCCGTGACGTGGGCATGTCGTGGGCTACCGCAACAACCTGGTGCTTCAACTTTATTCTGTCGTTCACCTGGCCATCCCTACAGAGGACCTTTACCTCTCAGGGTGCATTTGGATGGTATGCAGCTTGGTGTGCCGTTCTTTGgttcctcatcctcctctttgtTCCAGAGACCAAGGCACTTACccttgaagagctggatCAGGTGTTTGGCGTCAGTACACGCAAGCACATGAGCTACCAGATCAAGAACGCTTTGTGGCATTTCAGAGTTTGGGTTCTGCGTCAGAAACTGGAGCCTCTGCCTCCATTTTACCGCCAAGCTGAGAGACTGCACAAGTAA
- a CDS encoding uncharacterized protein (EggNog:ENOG41~TransMembrane:1 (i21-40o)), producing the protein MAVDLDKIASHYLAPLTARRSRAILVPIIVIAVIFTLISITDRAYQQPSINIERASETEDITDWSKFAYIQYATSSEHLCNAVMLLQSLHHLKSRADRVLMYAAEMLPDPKDMDGGGSQEGELLVKVRDEYGVKLVPIQVQHGDTADGACILTLHG; encoded by the coding sequence ATGGCTGTTGACTTGGATAAGATTGCTTCGCACTACCTCGCTCCACTAACTGCTCGTCGAAGCCGCGCCATTCTTGTGCCAATAATTGTGATAGCTGTCATTTTCACGCTCATAAGTATTACGGATCGTGCCTACCAGCAACCATCAATCAACATTGAGAGAGCCTCAGAGACTGAAGACATTACCGACTGGTCAAAATTTGCTTATATCCAATATGCCACCAGCAGCGAACACCTCTGCAATGCCgtcatgctgctgcagagcttgCACCACCTTAAAAGTCGCGCCGACAGAGTCTTGATGTATGCTGCAGAGATGCTTCCAGACCCTAAAGACATGGATGGTGGTGGCTcccaagaaggagaattATTGGTCAAGGTGCGAGATGAATACGGGGTGAAGTTGGTGCCGATTCAAGTTCAACATGGAGATACTGCCGATGGTGCGTGTATTCTGACTCTGCATGGCTGA
- a CDS encoding uncharacterized protein (EggNog:ENOG41~TransMembrane:11 (o117-136i148-167o179-202i241-261o273-296i333-356o368-389i401-421o433-452i464-489o501-520i)), translating to MSLNSTSKVDLEPHSIEGSNSAQNRDDDATKKDLSGPSRALEVADELPGTVMPALAEGDIPTTTKWEIWTWYAYYIGANGLSLFNFGPTAFQNLLSQAAPESGLLEFAGRLRDVNSIVLLANGISFALQAALFLIIGAYADFGTGRRWILIVWSLIAYGIGFGWLGVHKPEQWKIATGLYIVGLIAYQLTLTYWTAAFPSLARNTTKLKDSRLQYESGDITLGELDRRDEMERSRLSNVSFYIQSVGEVVILAIIVGIMFGLKVDDSAENNNWGLSVLIAFATAVWAVLSLPWFFVEKKRPGMQIPPGYNIVTVGFWQLYEAMAQIRQLKQSLIFLAGYFLIGDSLNTTVTVISTLQNQVVAYDTLKLTYLLIVGIVAQGIGIGGFWLIQKKFNLSAKTMFNAVMVSIILLDGWGMVGNWTDKFGFHNEWEVWVYQAFYGLFVCPWYSYSQIMISSVTPRGHEFLFFSIFNIIGKSSSFIGPLISSAIIDATPNGSNNSAPFYFLFALTIVSTGGIWTFLDLDKSAREQEAFLAQEKARIMGNDVMTSKSTDQDRDGA from the coding sequence ATGTCCTTGAATTCTACGAGTAAAGTGGACTTGGAGCCACACTCCATCGAAGGCTCGAATTCTGCTCAGAACCGGGACGATGATGCGACAAAAAAGGACCTTTCTGGGCCATCAAGGGCTTTGGAAGTCGCCGATGAGCTTCCAGGGACCGTGATGCCGGCCTTGGCTGAAGGCGACATTCCTACGACAACCAAGTGGGAAATCTGGACGTGGTACGCTTATTACATCGGCGCCAACGGCCTGTCTCTTTTCAACTTTGGCCCTACGGCCTTTCAAAACCTGCTCTCTCAGGCTGCCCCCGAGTCTGGCCTCCTCGAATTTGCTGGCCGATTACGCGACGTCAACAGTATCGTCTTGCTCGCCAATGGCATTTCCTTTGCTCTGCAAGCCGCTCTGTTTCTGATTATTGGTGCCTACGCCGACTTTGGCACTGGACGTCGATGGATCTTGATTGTCTGGTCTCTCATTGCCTACGGCATTGGATTTGGCTGGCTTGGCGTCCACAAGCCCGAGCAGTGGAAGATTGCTACTGGTCTATACATTGTCGGTTTGATTGCTTACCAGCTAACCTTGACATACTGGACCGCCGCTTTCCCATCTCTAGCCCGCAACACCACGAAACTCAAAGACTCGCGATTGCAATATGAATCTGGAGACATCACGCTGGGAGAGCTGGACCGCCGCGATGAGATGGAGCGAAGCCGTCTGAGCAACGTTTCCTTCTACATCCAATCGGTTGGCGAGGTTGTGATCTTAGCTATTATTGTGGGCATCATGTTTGGCCTCAAGGTGGACGACAGCGCCGAAAACAACAACTGGGGCTTGTCTGTGCTCATCGCTTTCGCGACTGCAGTCTGGGCGGTCCTCTCGCTGCCGTGGTTCTTcgttgagaagaagcgccCGGGCATGCAGATTCCGCCTGGCTACAACATTGTCACAGTCGGGTTTTGGCAGCTCTATGAAGCAATGGCGCAGATCCGCCAGTTGAAGCAGAGTCTCATCTTCCTTGCTGGATACTTCCTCATTGGCGACTCGCTCAACACAACCGTTACCGTCATCTCCACCCTGCAGAACCAGGTTGTCGCATACGACACGCTGAAGCTGACGTACCTTCTCATCGTGGGCATTGTCGCCCAGGGCATTGGCATCGGAGGCTTTTGGCTCATCCAGAAGAAATTCAACCTGAGCGCAAAAACAATGTTCAACGCCGTCATGGTGTCCATCATCCTGCTCGACGGCTGGGGCATGGTCGGCAACTGGACCGACAAATTCGGCTTCCACAACGAATGGGAAGTCTGGGTGTACCAGGCCTTTTACGGCCTCTTTGTGTGCCCGTGGTACAGCTACTCGCAAATCATGATTAGCTCCGTCACCCCGCGCGGCCACGagttcctcttcttctccatcttcaacatcattGGCAAATCATCCAGCTTCATCGGCCCGctcatcagcagcgccatcatcgacgCCACGCCCAacggcagcaacaacagcgcCCCCTTTTACTTCTTGTTTGCCCTGACCATTGTCAGCACCGGGGGCATCTGGACGTTCCTCGACTTGGATAAGAGTGCTCGGGAGCAGGAGGCGTTCTTGGCGCAGGAGAAGGCGAGGATTATGGGTAACGACGTGATGACCAGCAAATCGACCGATCAGGACCGGGATGGCGCATGA
- a CDS encoding uncharacterized protein (TransMembrane:11 (o38-60i69-87o93-114i126-150o156-179i248-272o284-303i310-332o344-365i377-400o412-428i)) — translation MVGYDTILMGSLMAYPSFVEKYGTYHPELGVKVISGPWQVGLSTAGSCGGVFGMIINGFVTERFGHRRVTMVALAIMTGLIFIPFFAPNVHVLLAGQCLLGAIWGIFSIMGAMYSSEICPLALRGYMTSFINICWVIGQLIIAGILQGLVNNTTKWAYKIPFAVEWVWPVPLFFLAWLAPDSPWWLIRQGRVEDAVHSLKRLSLGLTDEQIHQKVLMMNDTNRLEQKLKADASYWDCLRGANLRRTEIACLSLSSQSLIGQSLAYNATYFFVQAGLSASDAYKMNFGNMGIAFVATCFSWVLMTHFGRRTVLLCGYTFLTFDLLLIGVLSYASNNSAAKWGQSALALVWLAVYSATIGPQTWAVAAEVSSTRLRAKTLSIAGVIYNIVNIIDNTIEPYLINPTEANLKGKTAFVWFGISFLVTLWAIFRIPETRARTYGELDVLFEKKIPAWRFGTAEVEDDITIIGDDESQARVEVEDEKRDVVEHQGAATIS, via the coding sequence ATGGTTGGCTACGACACAATTCTCATGGGCAGTCTCATGGCATACCCCTCATTCGTCGAGAAATACGGCACATATCACCCAGAACTCGGCGTCAAAGTCATTTCAGGGCCCTGGCAAGTAGGCCTCAGCACGGCGGGATCCTGCGGCGGCGTCTTTGGCATGATCATCAACGGCTTCGTCACCGAGCGCTTCGGCCACCGCAGAGTCACCATGGTTGCGCTCGCCATCATGACGGGGCTCATCTTCATTCCCTTCTTTGCGCCCAATGTGCATGTTTTGCTTGCCGGGCAGTGCCTTCTCGGGGCCATCTGGGGCATCTTTTCCATCATGGGCGCCATGTATTCGTCCGAGATATGCCCCCTCGCGCTGAGAGGCTACATGACCTCCTTTATCAACATCTGCTGGGTCATTGGCCAGCTGATTATTGCGGGAATACTTCAAGGGCTTGTGAATAACACGACCAAATGGGCTTATAAGATTCCCTTTGCCGTTGAGTGGGTCTGGCCGGTTCCTCTATTCTTCCTCGCTTGGCTGGCTCCTGATTCTCCGTGGTGGCTTATTCGACAGGGCCGGGTTGAAGACGCGGTACACTCTTTGAAGAGGCTTTCCCTGGGACTTACAGATGAGCAGATTCACCAAAAGGTGCTTATGATGAACGACACAAACAGACTCGAGCAAAAGCTGAAAGCCGACGCGAGCTACTGGGACTGTCTCAGGGGAGCCAACTTGAGGCGCACAGAAATTGCCTGTCTGTCGCTCTCATCCCAGAGTCTGATTGGGCAATCTTTGGCGTACAATGCCACATACTTTTTTGTGCAGGCCGGCCTGTCTGCTTCCGATGCTTACAAAATGAACTTTGGCAACATGGGCATCGCTTTTGTGGCGACTTGTTTCTCGTGGGTACTAATGACGCATTTTGGCCGGCGAACCGTCCTCTTATGCGGTTACACTTTCCTCACATTCGATCTCCTCCTCATCGGCGTCTTATCCTACGCCTCTAACAACTCAGCCGCGAAATGGGGCCAGTCTGCCCTGGCGCTCGTCTGGCTTGCCGTATACTCTGCGACTATCGGACCGCAGACGTGGGCAGTCGCCGCTGAAGTCTCGTCGACCAGATTGCGAGCCAAGACGCTCTCTATTGCCGGCGTCATTTACAACATTGTCAATATTATCGACAACACAATCGAGCCATATCTCATCAACCCCACGGAAGCAAACTTGAAGGGCAAGACGGCGTTTGTTTGGTTTGGAATCAGCTTCTTGGTCACGCTATGGGCCATCTTTCGCATTCCCGAAACGCGGGCAAGGACATATGGAGAGCTGGATGTGTTGttcgagaagaagattccCGCGTGGAGATTTGGGACAGCCGAGGTGGAGGATGATATCACCATCAttggcgacgacgagtctCAGGCGAGGGTGGAagtggaagatgagaagcgagATGTGGTGGAGCACCAGGGGGCGGCCACGATATCATGA
- a CDS encoding uncharacterized protein (TransMembrane:12 (i41-70o90-112i121-139o145-166i178-202o208-231i300-324o336-355i362-384o396-417i429-452o464-480i)) — protein sequence METTMPPVSEPAAVAAAVASANRDEHATTVGQALKRYPSAIFWAIAMSFTIVMVGYDTILMGSLMAYPSFVEKYGTYHPELGVKVISGPWQVGLSTAGSCGGVFGMIINGFVTERFGHRRVTMVALAIMTGLIFIPFFAPNVHVLLAGQCLLGAIWGIFSIMGAMYSSEICPLALRGYMTSFINICWVIGQLIIAGILQGLVNNTTKWAYKIPFAVEWVWPVPLFFLAWLAPDSPWWLIRQGRVEDAVHSLKRLSLGLTDEQIHQKVLMMNDTNRLEQKLKADASYWDCLRGANLRRTEIACLSLSSQSLIGQSLAYNATYFFVQAGLSASDAYKMNFGNMGIAFVATCFSWVLMTHFGRRTVLLCGYTFLTFDLLLIGVLSYASNNSAAKWGQSALALVWLAVYSATIGPQTWAVAAEVSSTRLRAKTLSIAGVIYNIVNIIDNTIEPYLINPTEANLKGKTAFVWFGISFLVTLWAIFRIPETRARTYGELDVLFEKKIPAWRFGTAEVEDDITIIGDDESQARVEVEDEKRDVVEHQGAATIS from the exons ATGGAGACGACGATGCCCCCGGTTTCTGAGCCTGCGGCggttgctgccgctgtcgcCAGCGCGAACAGAGACGAGCATGCGACCACGGTCGGCCAGGCGCTGAAGCGGTATCCCAGCGCCATATTCTGGGCAATTGCAATGTCCTTTACAATTG TCATGGTTGGCTACGACACAATTCTCATGGGCAGTCTCATGGCATACCCCTCATTCGTCGAGAAATACGGCACATATCACCCAGAACTCGGCGTCAAAGTCATTTCAGGGCCCTGGCAAGTAGGCCTCAGCACGGCGGGATCCTGCGGCGGCGTCTTTGGCATGATCATCAACGGCTTCGTCACCGAGCGCTTCGGCCACCGCAGAGTCACCATGGTTGCGCTCGCCATCATGACGGGGCTCATCTTCATTCCCTTCTTTGCGCCCAATGTGCATGTTTTGCTTGCCGGGCAGTGCCTTCTCGGGGCCATCTGGGGCATCTTTTCCATCATGGGCGCCATGTATTCGTCCGAGATATGCCCCCTCGCGCTGAGAGGCTACATGACCTCCTTTATCAACATCTGCTGGGTCATTGGCCAGCTGATTATTGCGGGAATACTTCAAGGGCTTGTGAATAACACGACCAAATGGGCTTATAAGATTCCCTTTGCCGTTGAGTGGGTCTGGCCGGTTCCTCTATTCTTCCTCGCTTGGCTGGCTCCTGATTCTCCGTGGTGGCTTATTCGACAGGGCCGGGTTGAAGACGCGGTACACTCTTTGAAGAGGCTTTCCCTGGGACTTACAGATGAGCAGATTCACCAAAAGGTGCTTATGATGAACGACACAAACAGACTCGAGCAAAAGCTGAAAGCCGACGCGAGCTACTGGGACTGTCTCAGGGGAGCCAACTTGAGGCGCACAGAAATTGCCTGTCTGTCGCTCTCATCCCAGAGTCTGATTGGGCAATCTTTGGCGTACAATGCCACATACTTTTTTGTGCAGGCCGGCCTGTCTGCTTCCGATGCTTACAAAATGAACTTTGGCAACATGGGCATCGCTTTTGTGGCGACTTGTTTCTCGTGGGTACTAATGACGCATTTTGGCCGGCGAACCGTCCTCTTATGCGGTTACACTTTCCTCACATTCGATCTCCTCCTCATCGGCGTCTTATCCTACGCCTCTAACAACTCAGCCGCGAAATGGGGCCAGTCTGCCCTGGCGCTCGTCTGGCTTGCCGTATACTCTGCGACTATCGGACCGCAGACGTGGGCAGTCGCCGCTGAAGTCTCGTCGACCAGATTGCGAGCCAAGACGCTCTCTATTGCCGGCGTCATTTACAACATTGTCAATATTATCGACAACACAATCGAGCCATATCTCATCAACCCCACGGAAGCAAACTTGAAGGGCAAGACGGCGTTTGTTTGGTTTGGAATCAGCTTCTTGGTCACGCTATGGGCCATCTTTCGCATTCCCGAAACGCGGGCAAGGACATATGGAGAGCTGGATGTGTTGttcgagaagaagattccCGCGTGGAGATTTGGGACAGCCGAGGTGGAGGATGATATCACCATCAttggcgacgacgagtctCAGGCGAGGGTGGAagtggaagatgagaagcgagATGTGGTGGAGCACCAGGGGGCGGCCACGATATCATGA